The DNA window CGGTTTGAGCAAAATACACTAAGCCACGCTCCTAcaaccattagtttgctgtgaGCGAAAAATGAAAGGAGAAGCACAAAAACAAAACctcgccccctactcaatatgtTCCTCCAGTCAGAAACACATTAACGCAATGAGATAAAAAGTTTGCAGCAACCACTGAGCAGCCTATCTTGAAAAGTTGAGCACCTACAGCCCACATTACAGACAATGATGCACAATTGTTGCTACATGTCTTAAGTTTAAAGAAAGAAAGTATAAACTAAGTCTTTTAAAGTGATTGAAATAGGGTTTCAAAAACATgtcttttatttgtatatttattacttCTTCTcatgaacacgaaagaagatattctgaagaatgctgcaaAGAATCAGCCATTGACACCCATAGCATATTGTTCCTACTATGGCTGctggttaccaacattcttcagaatatcttcttttgtgttcaacagaacggTTTACAATCACTTAAAGGCGAATaaaggtgaactatacctttaagtaTAATGGTTACTCACTGTTATTAGGGTTGTCTCCAATGATGTGGTGTCGTCCACTCCAGTACCACAGCAGGAGAGTGGCATCTCTGGATCCAGACACGATGTAGCAATCGCCGCCAATGTAAGACTCTGAGCGTGCCAGACACGTGACCACATCCCAGTGACCAAACACGATCTGAGTGAGTTTGCCTGCAAACAATTTAAAGTGCAACTCTGTTAGTCGGTTCAAGATGCATGGATGTAATGCAATGTAATAAAAATCAAGCAAACCTGGTGATGTCAAGCtcataataatgtaaaatcatAAAAGGGGTCAAAGgtccaaaaatgttttattaacttaCTAAAGACATTAGAGAAACAAATTTTCTTAGATCATTGAGGTGAGAAAGTGAAgattaaatgtaaacataaagATAAAATATTGGCTTTACATCCACTAAGTGTTTCTGACCTGTGTCTGAGGAGTAAACTCGGAAACTCTTGTCCCAGAACCCACACACCAGGATGTAGCGGTTATCTGCCGTCACCACAAAACACTGAGTGTTGATCTGAATGCTCTGGTCAACCAGGTCTGTGATTTGCCTCTTGTTTGTGCCTGAGTTGTTTGCTGGAACACAATCAAGGAGTAATCAttagatttacaaaaaaaaaaaaaaaaacttacactacctgacaaaagtcttgtcccctATCCAAGTTTCAGGGACAACAAATAAtagttctagttgatcatttggcatcagaagtggcttatatgaaaggcaaaggcttctagattatgcttattttaccaaaataaaatatgatcatgccttgatttttaattatttcaaaataggtatgactttgcttagacaaaacgTCTTGTCACTTAgcaaaaataatatacagtacagaatataaagtcaagctgcagtgaaaaaaagagttaatattgtgtatgactaccataagcttggaggactgcatccatacatctctgcaatgactcaaataacttattaataaagtcatctggaatggcaaagaaagcgttcctgcaggactcccagagctcatcaagattctttagattcatcttcaatgcctcctccttcatcaacaatgttcatttctggagactgggctggccaatcctggagcaccttgaccttctttgctttcaggaactttgatgtggaggctgaagtatgagaaggagcactatcctgctgaagaatttgccctctcctgtggtttgtaatctaATGGACAGCacgaatgtcttgatacctcaggctgttgatgttgccatctactctgtaAATCtttcgcacacccccatactgaaattaaccccaaaccatgatttctccttcaacAAAcggtgagaatcttgggtccatacggattccaataggtcttctgctgtatttgtaacgattgggatgcagttcaacaaataattcatcagaaaaataTACCTTCTGccacaaatgatcaactagaagttattatttgttgctcttacaactgggattgacgacaagacttttgtcaggtagtgtactttgCGTTATCATTGTTGAAAAGAGCTGCTTGATGTTTTGAAGGGAACTGAAAAGCATTTTAACCAGAATTCTTTTTGTGGAACAacatttagttgaatcaaatttgctttattttacagttttataactttaaagcatttttgctcaaataaaagtgattttagaggttaaatgtaatgtaatatgcaCTTAGATTAGTAATTAATTGTGCATTCAAATACTGTATGTTGACCTTCTTTAGTTAAAGCACTGATAACTTCGATAtcacaaaaatgtcaaaaataaatgtttttctattGAATCTTCAAATTGAGCAATCAACCTGTGGACTGATTCGAAGTGTAATTTCAGCTATACAGAACCACAGAGTAAGATCTTTCAGCAATACAGTATAAACCCACCGTACAAActacttacatttgtaaagtTTGTGACggaataaatattttaacaacaataaaacatGTCAAACCCACCAATCAGCGAGTCCATCTCAATAGGGAGGTGGTGGGCCTGCTCAAGTGAATATCCTGGAGCTCCTCGAAgacctgctcacacacacatttacacatgtttactgaatgagcactgtgctacgtccgacagatcgcactattatgtatttcttttctttttcattgttttataacctgttttgacacattttaatctgtttttaaccattattattattggtttttattttcttatacttgtctcttttattcttgtttatgtaaagcattttgaattgccactgtatatgaaatgtgttatataaacaaacttgccttgccttgctttgTCTAAATTTGTATGTGTTTGAGGCATTTGCTTTGAATTGCTGGATTTCACTTTGTCTATCCTCACTTTAATCCACATTTGAGGAgataaatattgtgatttttCACAAAACATATTGTATTTAATATCTCATCATGCATAGTTATAAAAAAATAGTTCATTGGGCCATTGAGCGATGTTGCTTGAAACTACaagaaaatcattcattttcaagGAGGCAGAGAAAAttgcatatatatacacaaacaaaccaaagaaacaaacacaatgTGTAGTTAATAGAATTCATactttaaacaacaacaaaaaagtaatttGGAGAGAACAAATTATCTAgaaatattaatgataattacTATTGCTTAATATGGGcgacacggtagctcagtggttagcactgtcgccttacagcaagaagattgctggttcgaatcccagctgggccagtatggcatttctgtgtggagagtttgcatgtactccttatgggtttcctccgggtgctcgggtttccccccacagtccaaagacatgtgctataggtgaattggattaactaaattggccgtagggtatgtgtgtgcatgtgatgtgtatgggtgtttcccagtactgggttgcagctggaacggcatccactgtgtaaaacatatggtagataagtttgtggttcattcaactgtggcgacccctgatgaataaagggactaagctgaaggaaagtgaatgaatgcatTGCCTAATATTCTCAAattattaattgtgattaatcatatacaaaataaaagtttacgtttgcatatgtttgtatgcactgtgtgtgtgtatatgtatacttACACACGgatgcatatttacatttacatttacatttagtcatttagcagacgcttttatccaaagcgacttacaaatgaggacaaggaagcaatttacacaactaagagcaacaatgaataagtactaaaggcaagtttcaggtctgtaaagtctaagaagggaagtgttagtagtttttttttttttttttttttttttttgtacaattagtgtgatattcaaagaggcaattgcagcttaggaagtgaagtggagactaaatagttgagtttttagtcgtttcttgaaaatagcgagtgactctgctgttctgatgcagttagggagttcattccaccaactgggcagattgagcgtgagcgttcgcgaaagtgattttttccctctttgggatggaaccacgaggcgacgttcattcacagaacgcaagtttctggagggcacatagatctgcagaagtgagagcagataagaaggagcaaggccagaagtcactttgtaggcaaacatcagagttttgaatttgatgcgagcagcaactggcagccagtgcaaacggactagcagcggagtgacatgtgctcgtttaggttcattgaagacaactcgtgctgctgcattctggagcagctgaagaggcttgatagagttagctggaagcccagctagtagagagttgcagtaatccagtttggagagaacaagagcttaaacaaggagttgagctgcatgttcagataagaagggtcggatctttctgatgttatagagtgcaaatctgcacgatcgagcagttctagaaatgtggtcagagaagtttagttggtcatcaatcgttactccaaggcttttcaccattttggatgcagtaatggttgccccatccatctggattgaaaagttatggtgtagagtcgggttggcagaaactacaagcatttccgtttttgcgaggttcagctgaagatgatgatctttcatccagtgtgaaatatccaacaggcaggctgagatacgagctggaaccgagggatcatcaggatgaaaagagaggtatagctgggtgtcatcagcatagcagtggtagaagaatccatgtctctggatgactggtcctagagatgatgtgtagatggagaagagaagtggcccaagaacagagccttgaggtaccccagtgtttagatgctgtaggttggacacctctcccctccaagacaccctgaatgacctgtcagagaggtaagatctaaaccattgtataacagtgcccgcaacgcccagtgactcaagcgtagatagcaggatctggtggttgacagtgtcaaaagcagctgacaagtccagcaaaatgaggactgatgatttagagtctgctttagccagtctgagatcctccacgaccgagagcagggcagtctcagttgagtggcctttcttaaagccggattgcttgttgtccatgagattgttttgagtaagaaagtccaggacttgattgaacactactttctccagaatcttggccatgaatggaagcagggatactggtctgtagttttcaagtagtgtatggtccaggttgggtttctttagcagtggggttaccctaacctgcttaaatgtagtggggaataaaccagagtcaagagatgtgttaattatgtgagtcagtgttggtatgactgcaggagagatggcttgcaagagatgagagggaatgggatcgagtggacaggtggttgcatggctagatagcacaagtttggacacctcagactcagagagctgagaaaaagaggtgagtgtgtgtggtgttggtgttgtatcttgcgtgtttgttgtaggtgcagcaaattgagcactgatttttgcagttttggtgcagaagaatgtagcaaagtcatcagtagtaagtgtggaggatgcgggtggaggaggaggatagaggagggaggaaaatgttttaaaaagtaggcgaggattagtggcattgttgattttcagacggtaatacgtctgctttgcagaagtaacctcagctgagaaagaggacagaagagtttggtatgttaagagatgtgcaggatttttagttttccgccaaattctctct is part of the Danio rerio strain Tuebingen ecotype United States chromosome 15, GRCz12tu, whole genome shotgun sequence genome and encodes:
- the LOC141377868 gene encoding uncharacterized protein, yielding MCFLIPVVTNTRKTREVRCRRNPHNLRSIHVSTISQLSLSVGLWNCQSAVNKADFITSIATYSDYNLMALTETWLRPEDTATHATLSANFSFSHTPRQTGRGGGTGLLISKEWKFTLIPSLPTISSFEFHAVTIIHPFYINVVVIYRPPGDFNIYVDKPQAADFQTLLASFDLKRAPTSATHKSGNQLDLIYTRHCFTDQTIVTPLQISDHFLLSLNIHITPEPPHTPTLVTFRRNLRSLSPNRLSTIVSDSLPPSRKLTALDSNSATNTLCSTLASCLDRLCPLASRPARASPPAPWLSDALREHRSKLRAAERIWRKTKNPAHLLTYQTLLSSFSAEVTSAKQTYYRLKINNATNPRLLFKTFSSLLYPPPPPASSTLTTDDFATFFCTKTAKISAQFAAPTTNTQDTTPTPHTLTSFSQLSESEVSKLVLSSHATTCPLDPIPSHLLQAISPAVIPTLTHIINTSLDSGLFPTTFKQVRVTPLLKKPNLDHTLLENYRPVSLLPFMAKILEKVVFNQVLDFLTQNNLMDNKQSGFKKGHSTETALLSVVEDLRLAKADSKSSVLILLDLSAAFDTVNHQILLSTLESLGVAGTVIQWFRSYLSDRSFRVSWRGEVSNLQHLNTGVPQGSVLGPLLFSIYTSSLGPVIQRHGFFYHCYADDTQLYLSFHPDDPSVPARISACLLDISHWMKDHHLQLNLAKTEMLVVSANPTLHHNFSIQMDGATITASKMVKSLGVTIDDQLNFSDHISRTARSCRFALYNIRKIRPFLSEHAAQLLV